The genomic stretch TTCACAACTTCATTGGACATAGCACAGTGGATCCTTggcactgaaaaccctaaaaagggggggggggggggtgggatggaaaataataattatttttttttattgtaatctAATGAGGCTTGCGTAatttaatcaaaattttaaaattaaaggaaaTGAATTTATTAAATGGACCGTTGGGACATTTCGATTAGAAGCCAGTGGTAAAAGGAAAGCTAAATTTTCTATTTGTGTGTAGAGATGCTGGTTTTTAACTACATACAtgaaattcataaataaaaaagtgtAAGAGAACTTTGTCCACTTGCGCGGCTACTATGCCAGTAcacaggccaatgggagggcacaTAGAGGCATCTAGGTGGGGGTAATGAGGTCTTTTTATGCTCGCCTGTGTCTCGGTGTAACAATACATAAGCGGGCAACGTTCTTTTctacataaataaaataaaaggatcaAGATTCCTTTCACCCGCAATGAAGAGAAAACATCTTAAACTACAACATTTGACTTATGGATTGGTCTGAGAAAGGATGCTTCGACTTCAAATGATAAAGGGTAGGAATTAATGATGAAACACACTTGCCGAAGAGCTCAGTCATAAGGTCACATCATGGTGGAtgaagaaaatttcttttcgTATTtggtgacaatttttttttttaattaaaacaaaaaaccttCTCCTATTGTAGCTTTGATACAAGGTACAAGTAACCATTactaaacaaaggaaaaaaagaaaaaaaggtgtgTTAGATGCAAGCGTCATATATGTATTTTAACTAACATACAGTTAGATGCAAGCAtcatacatctctctctctctctatatatatatatatatatatatttaggaaTTTGAACGGTCTACTTTAGTAAGTTTTCCAAAGTGGTCCATCTTCATTGAATCACATGGAATACTGATATAGCAATTTTATAGGTAGATAGTACATGTAAATGATTGCGTGTATAAAATTCTATCATgactttaatatatatatatattttttttataacttttCAGGCTATGTAAATTTCATCATGATGtactgggatttttttttttttttggtctatcTCTttgttcaaattcaaaattttccttttcttttatttatttatttacaatcaaacatagccttaactGTAGCACATGTTTTCCTTCCTGATAAAATTGTATTTTCactaaaaaatgataaattgtATTCACACATATATTTGATAAGTGTGAAATACAATAATATTCCTTAAAATTGAAATAATagtaaattattttgaaaactctCTTTCCccctaattgattttttttttttttttttgggagtttTTGCCACtgccacaaaaaaaataataataataaattaataataaataaataaaaataaaaattacatgttcTAATTGCACCTATAGCTTATTCTTATTCTACTATCCATTTAACTTTAATGATTACTTTAATTAATCCATGTGGCATCCACCCTCTTCAAAACCATTTTAGGTCAGTAGTTCTTAGGCGACCTGAATAGTGAAAGCATCGCAAAGTTCGATGTAGAGCAACGCACACTAACAAATGGTTGAGATACTTCCACCCTATCAAGTGGTCAATAAGATGCCAAAAAGTGAGATTCCATTACACACCTATGCCATGTAGTACTCCACTCAATGTATAATTTTATACtaagtttttaattttaacttTCGGATTTGCTTATTGATACACCTTTACTCCTTTTAGGTGtaaactaattaaaaaaaaaaccttatatgGAGTAGTGCGGTTCCTGCACCTGAATGTATGTATGTGAATTGACTAGTCCGTTTTCATGAAGggaaaaatgattcttttgaaaacatttctgcatgcattcttttttttttttttttaatcaaggtgTTCGGGTCAGTTTATGCACACCTCAACTAATTCTCAAGGAGACTAACACAGCAACCCACTGccgtgcgcctaatccacacaatctccaGTTCGAATgggtatagaataaataaaaaaatacacatacatacacactcacacaatgcgtactaTAGGGTTaaatcccacgacctcctcccctgggtgtcGGCTCCACTAGCCGAAGCTACTatcactaggctatcctagtgttcgtaaAAGCATGCACTCCTATTGATCCTTGCATACGCACAAAAACTGCACTCTCTACAGAAAACACTTCCTTACAAATTTATAactgtactttttttttatctttcactACAATACACATATTTTACAATTGAGGATAAAATCCTAttaggggaatttactatcactcccctgcaattggcctatatttactaaaactccattgtttttttatttttacatctctttctctcctattttttttaaatatccagattacccttccttttcacttgtaaccaattacattttttttcaaattgattggtttaaaacATAGTTTAAATcaaaccacttacaagttttgtctcatccaatcatcaaagaTTTTGACTAGCTAATGTGTcgttaaagatattatttatttatttattattattattttttattttgtctcatccaatcatcaaagaTATTGACTAGCTAATGTGTcgttaaagatattatttatttattttttattattattttttatttcgtctcatccaatcatcagggatattatttatttatttatttattattatttttgtctcatccatcatcacatatttagcaatctatttttttatcgatATCAAATTGGTATCGATCGTAGccaatctaaggattaaaaaaaataaaaaaacgtgTGGTACCCAATTAGAACATGTTataccgatatagatatagatcggatacaaaattatttctttttgaatttacaatatccttgatgattggatgagacaaaacttcttagtggtttgattcaaaccatgttttgagtcaatcaatttgaaaaaattgtaataggttacaagtaaaAATGAAGGGTAATCTAAGTATTTAGAAATAGCAGGGAGaaagaaatgtaaaaaaaaaaaaaattcattaaaaaaaagtaaaaagtaaaagaattttaataaatataggccaagtgtaggagagtgatagtaaattctccATCCTATTATTTCCCTCGTGTATCTAGAAAGCATGCAAGGATGGTAAGATACTAAGATCTAttgacattttattttgtttggtaaGCATCTCTTGACAATAATATGTTGCTACATAATTTGAAAATCTACTTAccttcaaataaaataaatttaagacTAAGAGAGAAGGTTAGTTGCTTTAATACAGTTATGGAGGCCGTTCAGACAGTCACTCTTAACTAATCCCCGTGGGCGTCCACCCACTTCAGAGTTATTAAGGTCAACATTTCAGTGAAAGCATCACAACGGCATATAGAGCTGTTCCCATTTGACCAATTGGGCAAAGAGTCCTCAACTCCTCATTCCAATCTGCTCTCCTTTTCTATCTTTATTGTGTTTTCCCCTGTCCCCGACCTTTTTTCCTCCACTACCATTCGAAATTCGGAACCCCTTCACATCTTTCGATCTTTCTGTGAGTTTTAATGGAAGATTTCAGATCTAATTCATGTGGGGATGGGAGGATGCAAATGGAGAGCTACCATGGAGGCAGACCCACTTCGTATGGTATGCATGATCTTAGATGTTACAGTACTTCTTATGCCTCTTCTGCACATCAAACCCAGATGGATAAAGAGGTGAAGTTCAAGAAAGCGAAAAGCACTTCTGGGTCCTTAAAAGGTTGGAGCTTTAATGATCCTGAActgcagaggaagaagagggttgCTAGCTATAAGGTGTATACTGTGGAGGGGAAGGCGAAGGGATCCTTGAGAAAGAGTTTTAGGTGGATCAAGGACAGATACACCCAAGTGGTGAATGGATGGTGGTGATTGTTGGTATTTCTCCGTGTCTGTGTTTCTCTATATTCCTTTCTGGGTCTTGTAGCTCCTTTATGCCTGAGGATCTGAACCTGAAATCATCGAAATGTTTGATTCACGGGCCTTTCAATTAATTCCTGATGTGTTTTACTTGTTAATGGACTTCTTGCTTTGTAAATCTAGTGCTGAAACTACTATGATTCCTGTAGAGAAATCTACTTAATTTTGTGTACCACTCAGGTATAGATCAAAGTTTACccagaaaagggaaaagaaaaaaaaaaaaggtatagaTCCAAGCTGTATCTAGAATATGGGTATAATCTTTTGGAAGCTTGTCTGTTGTTGCTTGATTGCTTCATGTTTGCTTATCCCACTAAGATTGGTTATTGGGAACTTTACCATTGGAttcccaccaccccccccccccccgggttg from Macadamia integrifolia cultivar HAES 741 chromosome 14, SCU_Mint_v3, whole genome shotgun sequence encodes the following:
- the LOC122062055 gene encoding uncharacterized protein LOC122062055; the encoded protein is MEDFRSNSCGDGRMQMESYHGGRPTSYGMHDLRCYSTSYASSAHQTQMDKEVKFKKAKSTSGSLKGWSFNDPELQRKKRVASYKVYTVEGKAKGSLRKSFRWIKDRYTQVVNGWW